A genomic window from Cydia strobilella chromosome 26, ilCydStro3.1, whole genome shotgun sequence includes:
- the LOC134753110 gene encoding GATA zinc finger domain-containing protein 14-like, translated as MEDEDFLQPSQFSRTQQRSNSTNRSQMVTSTMNPSPSGSQVRPSQPNQARSQPSFQTELSQIQDGLRFLTDRIQQLSGNRGIQRPATAELKPNVKEECQICHKLYANKTTLFRHYQGIHKEMNPERFHGCLVNSTVVSLDASFREIQCPICAYLAPTQSALDAHNRTTHSNVVNANVNVAPTQITVDAQNKANNTATAVTSNVNNGNFKDKMHKCEECACYFEEKSKFDEHMKVQHGFEVVCKICNKNFLFKDIDGHVKKKHPDVYNKKRKDNVENIIVEKVMKSKKGRVHVFICTKCGTKIYDKMEAERHARGHKKGLKIKVTPRNKVANAEESIPVVSLDDDNVILTCTNCDISTGSYDAAVEHSQNHITNNIQFVTQICEICDLKFEPLCYKKHIDLHYRNKEIHRESFKYFKYRYEFLSFENWLNCFDMTEPVVKKIISESIYAHTRSVKMRVLHEGSYRLYKCCKCDNFVEPAAVYNHTVNYDTCVKIKCSYPCKICKRTFNNRLAINNHIKNHKSEEAYKIVLFNHENDKELNEVLNANKLQNTASTSNGNLSNVLYKCLCGLCFVRKETADKHKIICPGKDAKNPCLKCNNKYFFTQKELVAHAFEHHQNGIRIVIENIHPEVIVVDSDEEIIEIDSSDEDDGQNEGVNNIQIRAIKTEHAIQSSSDEAGKQNMNTIGMAAADAGVTNEEHMALEAATLDIEKTEQDDTNEDENRPNHEMGEMNNEMTDDDSQDTISYENTETCSDAVTQPPDVNEEGQLKLVAPNLLINPFHNPFENGFLKVWDVGALNREINTDIENIRNQIETTTDKPSNEFAIKKEKSWLYDPTDFSHISKRRSLRQEMRPSSSNQLVPEVESLLTDEETGINPDKEETGHNNMRKDYTDNNVSSNAQTGIDHTINGINDEQILNEISHINNRNDNTHETLNNIEDIHDRIEVDKDNDAQTELNRNDSHGVNINKSRILNEEIENNEDHDDDLFLPSLPPGIENRGHIELNNNQKEIPKVMREEQVCNQVHLSNDTTNVETDNPTENADETEHNTRSENEKNDSLNADSIVNQTEIDNDKVGENYNMDSRPSVLEDTPTNTNIGGKDMDSRPSFVEYTPRTTIVDEKDLDSKPSAPKDTTTTNINDISSNIQVVSNEPPENQIMATDNIINIKREFQYMNINIKRELIEENENTENSCDKDNLVQIKREPNYNLENVYKDNKENDFIDTENVNNDNYNNCSIF; from the exons ATGGAGGATGAGGATTTTCTTCAACCATCTCAGTTCTCCCGGACACAACAGCGCAGCAACTCCACCAATCGCTCCCAAATGGTCACAAGCACCATGAACCCGTCACCCAGCGGTTCCCAAGTCAGGCCGAGCCAGCCGAACCAGGCCCGCAGTCAGCCATCATTTCAGACAGAGCTGTCGCAGATTCAAGATGGGCTGAGGTTTCTTACTGATAGAATACAACAGCTTTCTGGAAACAG GGGCATCCAGCGACCAGCGACAGCAGAACTTAAGCCGAACGTTAAAGAAGAATGCCAGATCTGCCACAAACTTTACGCCAACAAAACGACACTCTTCAGACACTACCAAGGTATTCATAAGGAGATGAACCCAGAGAGGTTCCATGGCTGCTTGGTTAACAGCACTGTAGTTAGTCTCGATGCTTCTTTCAGAGAGATACAATGTCCTATCTGTGCATATTTAGCTCCCACGCAAAGTGCTCTTGATGCCCATAATAGAACTACTCATAGCAATGTAGTTAATGCAAATGTAAATGTAGCTCCAACTCAAATCACTGTTGATGCTCAAAATAAAGCAAATAATACAGCTACAGCTGTCACCAGTAACgtgaataatggtaattttaaagataaaatgCACAAATGTGAAGAATGTGCTTGTTATTTTGAAGAGAAAAGCAAATTCGATGAGCACATGAAAGTACAACATGGTTTTGAAGTTGTATGTAAGATTTGTAACAAGAATTTCCTCTTTAAAGACATTGATGGACATGTTAAGAAGAAACATCCTGATGTCTATAACAAGAAGCGTAAAGATAACGTTGAAAATATCATTGTTGAGAAAGTGATGAAAAGTAAAAAAGGGAGGGTTCATGTTTTCATTTGTACTAAATGTGGTACTAAAATTTATGACAAGATGGAAGCAGAAAGGCATGCTAGAGGCCACAAAAAGgggcttaaaataaaagtaactcCAAGAAACAAAGTAGCAAATGCTGAAGAAAGCATTCCAGTAGTGAGCTTAGATGATGATAACGTTATACTCACATGCACCAATTGTGATATTTCTACAGGTTCCTACGATGCTGCTGTTGAACATTCACAAAACCACATAACAAATAATATACAATTTGTGACACAAATTTGTGAAATATGCGATTTGAAGTTTGAACCATTATGCTACAAGAAACACATTGACTTGCATTACAGAAACAAAGAAATACACAGAGAAtcgtttaaatactttaaatacagATATGAATTCCTGTCCTTTGAAAATTGGCTCAATTGTTTTGATATGACCGAGCCTGtagtgaaaaaaattatatctgaAAGCATTTATGCACACACACGGTCTGTTAAAATGAGGGTCTTGCATGAAGGTTCATACAGACTTTACAAATGTTGTAAATGTGATAATTTTGTAGAGCCGGCCGCGGTGTACAACCATACTGTGAACTACGACACTTGTGTCAAAATTAAGTGTAGTTATCCTTGCAAAATTTGTAAAAGGACCTTCAACAATCGATTGGCTATAAACAACCATATAAAGAATCACAAAAGCGAAGAGGCATATAAGATTGTGTTATTCAATCATGAAAATGATAAAGAATTAAATGAAGTACTTAATGCTAATAAATTGCAAAATACTGCGAGCACCAGTAATGGTAATCTTTCCAATGTACTGTATAAATGCTTATGCGGTCTTTGTTTCGTAAGAAAAGAAACTGCTGATAAACACAAAATTATATGCCCTGGAAAAGATGCCAAAAATCCTTGTCTAAAATGCAACAACAAATATTTCTTCACTCAAAAAGAGTTAGTGGCGCATGCCTTTGAACATCATCAGAACGGAATACgaattgttatagaaaatattcaTCCTGAAGTTATTGTGGTTGATTCTGACGAGGAAATCATTGAAATTGATTCAAGTGATGAAGACGACGGCCAAAATGAAGGTGTTAACAATATTCAGATTAGAGCTATAAAAACTGAACATGCAATCCAAAGTTCCAGTGATGAGGCTGGCAAACAGAACATGAATACGATAGGGATGGCAGCAGCTGACGCAGGCGTCACAAACGAAGAACATATGGCTTTGGAAGCCGCTACATTAGATATAGAAAAAACAGAGCAAGATGATACAAATGAAGATGAAAATAGACCTAATCACGAAATGGGAGAAATGAATAATGAAATGACCGATGACGATTCTCAAGACAcaatttcttatgaaaatacaGAAACCTGCTCAGATGCAGTTACCCAACCTCCTGATGTAAACGAAGAGGGTCAATTAAAATTAGTTGCGCCAAATTTGTTAATAAACCCATTCCATAACCCCTTTGAAAACGGGTTTCTAAAAGTATGGGATGTTGGAGCGTTAAACAGAGAAATTAACACTGATATCGAGAATATAAGAAACCAAATTGAAACGACGACTGACAAACCATCTAATgaatttgctataaaaaaagaGAAATCTTGGTTGTATGATCCTACTGACTTTTCTCATATTTCTAAACGACGGTCTTTAAGGCAAGAAATGCGTCCAAGTTCTAGTAATCAACTAGTTCCAGAAGTGGAGTCACTATTAACAGATGAGGAAACAGGCATCAATCCAGACAAAGAAGAAACAGGACATAATAATATGCGCAAAGATTATACAGACAACAATGTATCTAGCAATGCCCAAACAGGTATAGATCACACTATTAATGGTATAAATGATgaacaaatattaaatgaaatatcACACATTAACAATCGCAATGATAATACACATGAAACTTTAAACAACATTGAAGATATACATGACAGAATTGAAGTAGATAAAGATAATGACGCCCAAACAGAGTTGAACAGAAATGATAGTCACGgggttaatataaataaatctcgAATTCTGAAtgaagaaatagaaaataatgaAGATCATGACGACGACCTTTTTCTTCCATCTCTACCACCAGGCATTGAAAATCGTGGACACATTGAGCTTAATAACAATCAGAAGGAAATTCCTAAAGTTATGCGTGAAGAACAAGTATGTAACCAAGTACACTTATCTAATGACACAACTAATGTTGAAACAGATAACCCAACTGAGAATGCAGACGAGACAGAACACAATACTAGATCTGAGAATGAAAAGAATGATTCCCTTAATGCAGACAGCATTGTAAATCAAACAGAAATTGATAATGATAAAGTAGGTGAAAATTATAATATGGATTCTAGGCCATCTGTTCTCGAAGACACACCTACAAACACTAATATTGGCGGAAAGGATATGGATTCTAGGCCATCCTTTGTGGAATACACACCAAGAACTACTATTGTTGATGAAAAAGATTTGGATTCTAAGCCATCTGCTCCGAAAGATACAACAACCACTAACATTAATGATATTAGTAGTAATATTCAAGTAGTTTCGAATGAGCCTCCAGAAAACCAAATAATGGCTACAGATAatataattaacataaaaagaGAGTTCCAATacatgaatataaatataaaaagagaATTAATTGAGGAAAACGAAAACACTGAAAATAGCTGTGATAAAGATAATCTAGTACAAATAAAAAGAGAACCAAATTATAATTTAGAGAACGTATACAAAGATAATAAAGAAAATGATTTTATTGATACGGAAAACGTGAATAATGATAACTATAATAATTGTAGTATTTTCTAA